The Alphaproteobacteria bacterium genome segment CCTTAAAAAGGGATTACATATTTTAAAAAAATCATTTAATAACATATTAAAATTGCTTTATCAAATGATAGTAACCGTTCATTCAGAGGCTTGCCCCTTTGAGTGAATTTCGTGTGGATCTCTCAGGATCAAGTCGCGGGAAGTAGGAAGGGGATAGGACATAGGAAGGGGTGACGTGTAAATTTTTACAACTCAAAAATTTATCTACATTGTTTTTTCAGTATGATTATTTTTAGAAAACACTACAGTACAAACTAAAAAAACATGAACTTCAAAAAATAAATTTAAAAAGTCAAGCACACCTCTTGAAAAAAATAAAAATTGCACCAATCTACATAAGATGTTTAGACAAATAAATAGGAAATTATGTCTCGTTCAACTGATGCCACACCAGGCAATTATCGTAAAAAAGCTATAGATTCTAAAGAAATTCTACGCTTAATTTCAGACTCTCTTGATAAAGATAAAGCAGAAGACATTGTTGTGATTCCTCTCGAAGGAAAATCAGAAATTGCTGATTACATGGTCGTTGCAAGCGGTCGTTCAGGTCGTCACATCACGTCACTCGCTGATCATTTACAATCGGAGCTTAAAGGCAAAGGCTTACACCGCGTAACAATAGAAGGCGTTGTAGGAAGTGAATGGGTATTACTTGATGCAGGCGATGTTATCGTGCATCTTTTCCCACCTGAAATAAGAGCTTATTATAATCTTGAAAAATTATGGAGTTTTGAACCTTCATCTCGTAAAACTCAAGAAAACCAATAATATCCCCAACATGTTTTAACCTGCGGAGGGATCAGATTTCGGGATTCTCCATACTCATGATGAAGAAATACACGCCGTGTGTCTCACACTCATATTTCTACCCACATGTTAAAACCGATCGGGATATATAATACAGATGTTATCAATTTCAATTCTCGCGATCGGAAAAATAAAGGGAAATGATCTTGAACCTCTTTCTATTCTTTATACAAAAAGAATCAGCTGGCCTTTAGAATTTATTGAATTAGGCACAAAAAAAAACCTGAAAGGCATTTCTTTAAAAGAGGAAGAAGCAAGTCTTTTTGAAGAGTACATTCATCCTAAAGATTATGTCATCGCTTTAGATGAACGCGGCAAAAACATAACAAGTATTCAACTCTCAGAAAAATTTGCCCAGTTCGAAATGTCTAGTCCAGGCAAAATTATCTTTATCATTGGAGGCGCTGACGGACTTGCGCCTTCAATCTTAGAGCGCGCAAATTTTAAAATTTCTTTCGGGTGCCAAACCTGGCCACATATGCTTGTGCGCGTCATGTTGCTGGAGCAAATTTACAGGGCGCAACAAATCTTAATAGGTCATCCCTACCACAGAGCTTGAAATATTTGGATTGTACTGCCCACCCTATGGACAAATTCGTAGTCAGCTCTCCACTTCCGGTACTCATGTACTTAAGTACACTCCGTTCCGGTTCTCGCCCTTCCTAGACTTTGCCACATAATCTGGACAGTTGAGAACTATGTTTGATTCGTTATGACCAGCTTAATTCTGGCATGACATAAGACGGATTAACATTGTAAGAAGCACAAAGTTTTTTAAAATTTTCTTCATTAAATAAACCTTCTGGATAAAGATCTTTTGAATGAACACCCGTTAATGTCAATATTGTTTTAATACCTGCTTGTTGACCACCACGCATATCTGTCGCAAATGAATCGCCGACAGCTAAAACCTCATTTGGATCTTGAATATTGAGCATGGACATAGCACGTTTATAAACGTTTGCATGCGGTTTTCCAAAATAATGAACTTGACCGCCTAAATCTTCATAGCGTTTGGCATAAGTACCGGCACAAAGCAAAAGATTATTTCCCACATAAACGTGCATGTCGGGATTAAAGCAAAGCATAAGTAAATTTTTCTCAATCGCTTGCATTAAAAAATCGTCTTTAGAAAGAGGATTCAAATCAGGGTTAATGAAACCCGTATTAAGTAAAAATTCCGCTTGATCAAGATCTTCAGTGCGATTGAGCGTTAACTTATCAAATAAACCACGATGCGCTATTTCACCCATATGAAAACAAATATTGCCAAATACATTGTTTTCTTTAAGTGTAAGATAACCTTCTTCACCAGAAGAATGAAGAAAATCATAGTAATTTTCTGGAATACCACATTTAAGAAGCGATTCTTGAACACTTTCTTTAAGGCGTGGTGCATTTGAAAGAACAAGGATCTTTTTGCCTTGTGCACGTAAAGTTGTAAGCGCCTCCAAGACATATGGGTAAGATTGTACGCCGT includes the following:
- the rsfS gene encoding ribosome silencing factor, translating into MSRSTDATPGNYRKKAIDSKEILRLISDSLDKDKAEDIVVIPLEGKSEIADYMVVASGRSGRHITSLADHLQSELKGKGLHRVTIEGVVGSEWVLLDAGDVIVHLFPPEIRAYYNLEKLWSFEPSSRKTQENQ
- a CDS encoding 23S rRNA (pseudouridine(1915)-N(3))-methyltransferase RlmH, translating into MLSISILAIGKIKGNDLEPLSILYTKRISWPLEFIELGTKKNLKGISLKEEEASLFEEYIHPKDYVIALDERGKNITSIQLSEKFAQFEMSSPGKIIFIIGGADGLAPSILERANFKISFGCQTWPHMLVRVMLLEQIYRAQQILIGHPYHRA
- a CDS encoding TIGR01459 family HAD-type hydrolase; its protein translation is MTLHITGLEEISSPFKAIILDAWGVLHNGVQSYPYVLEALTTLRAQGKKILVLSNAPRLKESVQESLLKCGIPENYYDFLHSSGEEGYLTLKENNVFGNICFHMGEIAHRGLFDKLTLNRTEDLDQAEFLLNTGFINPDLNPLSKDDFLMQAIEKNLLMLCFNPDMHVYVGNNLLLCAGTYAKRYEDLGGQVHYFGKPHANVYKRAMSMLNIQDPNEVLAVGDSFATDMRGGQQAGIKTILTLTGVHSKDLYPEGLFNEENFKKLCASYNVNPSYVMPELSWS